From Streptomyces griseorubiginosus, one genomic window encodes:
- the hrpA gene encoding ATP-dependent RNA helicase HrpA, protein MSTHPAPAPGTPGFGDLAARLTELTLRDAQRLGRRLEGARRIRKPEARAAVLAEIEAEVGKGEERVHARRARVPAVTYPEQLPVSQKKDEIAAAIRDHQVVIVAGETGSGKTTQIPKICLELGRGVKGMIGHTQPRRIAARTVAERVAEELDTPLGEAVGWKVRFTDQVNQDATFVKLMTDGILLAEIQTDRELRAYDTIIIDEAHERSLNIDFLLGYLAQLLPKRPDLKVVITSATIDPERFSRHFGDAPIVEVSGRTYPVEVRYRPLLEEDSEDSDRDQITAICDAVEELQGEGKGDILVFLSGEREIRDTADALVKKNYRFTEVLPLYARLSHAEQHRVFQPHTGRRIVLATNVAETSLTVPGIKYVIDPGFARISRYSHRTKVQRLPIEAISQASANQRKGRCGRTSDGICIRLYSEEDFEARPEFTDAEILRTNLASVILQMTAAGLGDIEKFPFIDPPDHRNIRDGVQLLQELGALDPSEKDVRKRLTQTGRKLAQLPVDPRLARMVLEADKNGCVREVMVIAAALSIQDPRERPADKQTQADQQHARFKDETSDFLAYLNLWRYVREQQKERGSSSFRRMCKQEYLNFLRIREWQDIYTQLRTVAKQMGIHLNEEDAADQSVHVSLLAGLLSHIGMKDVKDGNKNEYLGARNAKFAIFPGSSLFKKQPRFVMSAELVETSRLWARVNAKIEPEWVEPLAEHLLKRTYSEPHWEKDQAAVMAYEKVTLYGVPIVAQRKVNYGRIDPESSRELFIRNALVEGDWRTHHKFFADNRKLLSEVEELEHRARRRDIVVDDDTLFDFYDQRVPEHVVSGAHFDSWWKRKRHEEPEFLDFEREMLIRESAEAVTKADYPDSWRQGPLKFRVTYQFEPGADADGVTVHIPLQVLNQVKDEGFDWQIPGLREELVTELIRSLPKPIRRNYVPAPNFAKRFLDTAVPLQEPLTVTMARELKRMVGVPFDADDFDQSRIPDHLRITFRIVDERRRKLAEDKDLEALRLQLKPKARQALSQAAAATASREGGESLERKGLTDWTIGSLTRVFETRRAGQPVKAYPALVDDGDTVSVRLFDTEAEQAEAMWKGTRRLIVRNIPVNPAKFASEKLTNPQKLALSANPHGSIQSLFDDCATAAADKLIGDFGGPAWDEESYRKLYDKVRAEIVDTTVRTVGQVQQVLAAWQACERRLKAVRSPALLANLADVRKQLDALVKPGFVTETGLRRLPDLMRYLVAADRRLQQMPTNVQRDTTRMEKVHEMQDEYAWLLEQLPQGRPVPQQVLDVRWMIEELRVSYFAHALGTAYPISDKRIVKTIDQLAP, encoded by the coding sequence ATGTCTACGCACCCTGCCCCCGCCCCCGGCACCCCCGGCTTCGGGGATCTCGCCGCCCGCCTGACCGAGCTGACCCTGCGTGACGCGCAACGGCTCGGGCGCAGGCTCGAAGGCGCGCGCCGGATCCGCAAGCCGGAGGCGCGCGCCGCCGTGCTGGCCGAGATCGAGGCCGAGGTCGGCAAGGGCGAGGAACGGGTGCACGCGCGCCGTGCCCGGGTGCCCGCCGTGACCTACCCCGAGCAGCTCCCGGTCAGCCAGAAGAAGGACGAGATCGCGGCCGCCATCCGTGATCACCAGGTCGTGATCGTGGCCGGTGAGACCGGGTCCGGCAAGACCACCCAGATCCCGAAGATCTGCCTGGAGCTCGGCCGGGGCGTCAAGGGCATGATCGGGCACACCCAGCCCCGCCGGATCGCGGCCCGCACGGTCGCCGAGCGGGTCGCCGAGGAGCTGGACACCCCGCTCGGCGAGGCCGTCGGCTGGAAGGTGCGGTTCACCGACCAGGTGAACCAGGACGCGACCTTCGTGAAGCTGATGACGGACGGCATCCTGCTCGCCGAGATCCAGACCGACCGCGAGCTGCGCGCCTACGACACGATCATCATCGACGAGGCCCACGAGCGGTCCCTCAACATCGACTTCCTGCTGGGGTACCTGGCCCAGCTGCTGCCGAAGCGCCCCGACCTGAAGGTCGTCATCACCTCGGCGACCATCGACCCCGAGCGGTTCTCCCGGCACTTCGGGGACGCCCCGATCGTCGAGGTCAGCGGCCGGACGTACCCGGTGGAGGTCCGCTACCGGCCCCTCCTCGAAGAGGACTCGGAGGACTCCGACCGCGACCAGATCACCGCGATCTGCGACGCGGTCGAGGAGCTCCAGGGCGAGGGCAAGGGCGACATCCTGGTCTTCCTGTCGGGTGAGCGGGAGATCCGGGACACGGCGGACGCGCTGGTGAAGAAGAACTACCGCTTCACCGAGGTCCTGCCCCTTTACGCCCGGCTCTCGCACGCCGAGCAGCACCGCGTGTTCCAGCCGCACACCGGGCGCAGGATCGTTCTGGCGACCAACGTGGCCGAGACCTCCCTCACCGTCCCGGGCATCAAGTACGTCATCGACCCCGGCTTCGCCCGCATCAGCCGCTACAGCCACCGCACCAAGGTCCAGCGGCTGCCGATCGAGGCGATCTCGCAGGCCAGCGCCAACCAGCGCAAGGGCCGCTGCGGCCGTACCTCGGACGGCATCTGCATCCGCCTCTACAGCGAGGAGGACTTCGAGGCCCGCCCGGAGTTCACGGACGCGGAGATCCTGCGGACCAACCTCGCCTCCGTCATCCTCCAGATGACCGCGGCCGGCCTCGGCGACATCGAGAAGTTCCCCTTCATCGACCCGCCGGACCACCGCAACATCCGCGACGGCGTCCAACTCCTCCAGGAACTGGGCGCGTTGGATCCGTCGGAGAAGGACGTACGCAAGCGGCTCACCCAGACCGGCCGCAAGCTCGCCCAGCTGCCGGTCGACCCGCGCCTGGCGCGCATGGTCCTGGAGGCCGACAAGAACGGCTGTGTCCGCGAGGTCATGGTCATAGCCGCCGCGCTCTCCATCCAGGACCCGCGCGAACGCCCGGCCGACAAGCAGACCCAGGCCGACCAGCAGCACGCCCGCTTCAAGGACGAGACCAGCGACTTCCTCGCGTACCTGAACCTGTGGCGGTACGTCCGCGAGCAGCAGAAGGAGCGGGGTTCGTCGTCCTTCCGCCGGATGTGCAAGCAGGAGTACCTGAACTTCCTGCGCATCCGCGAGTGGCAGGACATCTACACCCAACTGCGCACGGTCGCCAAGCAGATGGGCATCCACCTCAACGAGGAGGACGCGGCCGACCAGTCCGTCCACGTCTCCCTCCTCGCCGGCCTCCTCTCCCACATCGGGATGAAGGACGTGAAGGACGGCAACAAGAACGAGTACCTGGGCGCCCGCAACGCCAAGTTCGCGATCTTCCCGGGTTCGTCCCTCTTCAAGAAGCAGCCGCGGTTCGTCATGTCGGCGGAGCTGGTGGAGACCTCGCGGCTCTGGGCCCGCGTCAACGCCAAGATCGAGCCCGAGTGGGTCGAGCCGCTCGCCGAGCACCTGCTGAAGCGGACGTACTCCGAACCGCACTGGGAGAAGGACCAGGCCGCGGTGATGGCGTACGAGAAGGTCACGCTGTACGGCGTGCCGATCGTCGCCCAGCGGAAGGTGAACTACGGCCGGATCGACCCGGAGTCGAGCCGCGAGCTTTTCATCCGCAACGCCCTCGTCGAGGGCGACTGGCGCACCCACCACAAGTTCTTCGCCGACAACCGCAAGCTGCTGAGCGAGGTCGAGGAGCTCGAACACCGCGCCCGGCGCCGGGACATCGTGGTCGACGACGACACCCTCTTCGACTTCTACGACCAGCGGGTGCCCGAACACGTCGTCTCCGGCGCCCACTTCGACTCCTGGTGGAAGCGCAAGCGGCACGAGGAGCCCGAGTTCCTGGACTTCGAGCGGGAGATGCTCATCCGGGAGTCGGCGGAGGCGGTCACGAAGGCCGACTACCCCGACTCCTGGCGGCAGGGGCCGCTGAAGTTCCGGGTGACGTACCAGTTCGAGCCGGGCGCGGACGCGGACGGTGTGACGGTCCACATCCCGCTCCAGGTCCTGAACCAGGTGAAGGACGAGGGCTTCGACTGGCAGATCCCGGGCCTGCGCGAGGAGTTGGTGACGGAGCTGATCCGTTCCCTCCCCAAGCCGATCCGCCGCAACTACGTGCCGGCGCCGAACTTCGCGAAGCGTTTCCTGGACACGGCGGTGCCGTTGCAGGAGCCCTTGACGGTCACCATGGCCCGCGAGCTCAAGCGCATGGTCGGCGTGCCCTTCGACGCGGACGACTTCGACCAGTCCCGGATCCCCGACCACCTCCGGATCACCTTCCGGATCGTGGACGAGCGGCGGCGCAAGCTGGCGGAGGACAAGGACCTGGAGGCGCTTCGGCTCCAGCTGAAGCCGAAGGCACGCCAGGCGCTCTCCCAGGCGGCCGCCGCGACCGCGTCCCGCGAGGGCGGCGAGTCCCTGGAGCGCAAGGGCCTGACGGACTGGACGATCGGCTCTCTCACCCGGGTCTTCGAGACCCGCCGGGCCGGGCAGCCGGTGAAGGCGTACCCGGCGCTGGTGGACGACGGCGACACCGTCTCCGTCCGCCTCTTCGACACCGAGGCCGAGCAGGCCGAGGCGATGTGGAAGGGCACCCGGCGGCTGATCGTGCGCAACATCCCGGTGAACCCGGCGAAGTTCGCGTCCGAGAAGCTGACGAACCCCCAGAAGCTCGCCCTGTCGGCGAACCCGCACGGCTCCATCCAGTCCCTGTTCGACGACTGCGCGACCGCGGCCGCGGACAAGCTGATCGGGGACTTCGGGGGGCCGGCGTGGGACGAGGAGTCGTACCGGAAGCTGTACGACAAGGTGCGCGCGGAGATCGTCGACACGACGGTCCGTACGGTGGGCCAGGTGCAGCAGGTGCTGGCCGCCTGGCAGGCGTGTGAGCGGCGCCTGAAGGCCGTCCGGAGCCCGGCGCTGCTGGCGAACCTGGCGGACGTGCGGAAGCAGTTGGACGCGCTGGTGAAGCCGGGGTTCGTGACGGAGACGGGCCTGCGGCGCCTGCCCGACCTGATGCGCTACCTGGTCGCGGCGGACCGGCGCCTCCAGCAGATGCCGACGAACGTCCAGCGGGACACGACCCGTATGGAGAAGGTCCACGAGATGCAGGACGAGTACGCCTGGCTCCTGGAACAACTCCCGCAGGGCCGGCCCGTGCCCCAGCAGGTCCTGGACGTCCGCTGGATGATCGAGGAGCTGAGGGTCAGTTACTTCGCCCATGCGCTGGGCACGGCGTACCCGATCTCCGACAAACGGATCGTGAAGACGATCGACCAGCTGGCACCGTGA
- a CDS encoding DUF3073 domain-containing protein, producing the protein MGRGRAKAKQTKVARQLKYSSGGTDLSRLANELGASTSSQPPNGEPFEDDDEEDDPYAQYADLYNDDEDEDDESGPTSQHRRGA; encoded by the coding sequence ATGGGGCGCGGCCGGGCAAAGGCCAAGCAGACGAAGGTCGCCCGCCAGCTGAAGTACAGCAGCGGCGGGACTGACCTGTCGCGTCTGGCCAATGAGCTGGGCGCTTCGACTTCGAGCCAGCCGCCGAATGGCGAGCCGTTCGAGGACGACGACGAGGAAGACGACCCGTACGCCCAGTACGCGGATCTCTACAACGACGACGAGGACGAGGACGACGAGTCCGGTCCCACGTCCCAACACCGCCGCGGCGCTTGA
- a CDS encoding DEAD/DEAH box helicase has translation MSISSTDHVVVPENEGTEVAVEAPEVTFSDLGLPEGVVRKLAQNGVTTPFPIQAATIPDALAGKDILGRGRTGSGKTLSFGLPTLARLAGGRTEKHKPRAVILTPTRELAMQVADALQPYGDVLGLKMKVVCGGTSMGNQIYALERGVDILVATPGRLRDIINRGACSLENVEVAVLDEADQMSDLGFLPEVTELLDQVPAGGQRMLFSATMENEISTLVKRYLSNPVTHEVDSAQGNVTTMSHHILIVKPKDKAPVTAAIASRKGRTIIFVRTQLGADRIAEQLREAGVKADALHGGMTQGARTRTLADFKDGYVNALVATDVAARGIHVDGIDLVLNVDPAGDHKDYLHRAGRTARAGRTGTVVSLSLPHQRRQIFRLMEDAGVDAGRHIINSGTAFEPEVAEITGARSMTEVQSESAANAAQQAEREVAQLTKELERAQRRATELREEADRLVARAARERGEDPETAVAAAAEAVVTQEAEARAEAVAAEQSAERPAYEQPRQRRDERGNYERRDDRGGRSFERRDNDRGGFRRDDRRDGERGGFRRDNDRRDDRGGRSFERRDDRGGFNRDRRDNDRGGFRRDDRRDDRGGRSFERRDDRGGFRRDNDRRDNDRGGFRRDNDRPAGRSFERRDERSGHRGSDRPFNRDRQGDRPGFRAGGHDRPSHDRPYGRRDDHRGTGTGSFGRRDDKPRWKRNG, from the coding sequence ATGTCCATTTCCAGTACTGATCACGTCGTCGTGCCCGAGAACGAGGGCACCGAAGTCGCCGTGGAAGCTCCCGAGGTCACCTTCTCGGACCTCGGTCTCCCCGAGGGCGTCGTGCGCAAGCTCGCGCAGAACGGCGTGACCACCCCCTTCCCGATCCAGGCCGCGACCATCCCGGACGCCCTGGCCGGCAAGGACATCCTCGGCCGTGGCCGCACCGGCTCCGGCAAGACCCTCTCCTTCGGTCTGCCGACCCTGGCGCGTCTCGCCGGCGGCCGCACCGAGAAGCACAAGCCGCGCGCCGTCATCCTCACCCCGACCCGTGAGCTCGCGATGCAGGTCGCGGACGCCCTCCAGCCCTACGGCGACGTCCTCGGCCTCAAGATGAAGGTCGTCTGCGGCGGTACGTCGATGGGCAACCAGATCTACGCCCTGGAGCGCGGCGTCGACATCCTCGTCGCCACCCCGGGCCGCCTGCGCGACATCATCAACCGCGGCGCCTGCTCCCTGGAGAACGTCGAGGTCGCCGTCCTCGACGAGGCCGACCAGATGTCCGACCTGGGCTTCCTGCCCGAGGTCACCGAGCTGCTCGACCAGGTCCCGGCCGGCGGCCAGCGGATGCTGTTCTCGGCCACGATGGAGAACGAGATCTCCACCCTGGTCAAGCGCTACCTGAGCAACCCGGTCACGCACGAGGTCGACAGCGCCCAGGGCAACGTCACGACCATGTCGCACCACATCCTGATCGTGAAGCCCAAGGACAAGGCGCCGGTCACCGCGGCCATCGCCTCCCGCAAGGGCCGCACCATCATCTTCGTCCGCACCCAGCTGGGCGCGGACCGCATCGCCGAGCAGCTGCGCGAGGCCGGTGTGAAGGCCGACGCGCTGCACGGCGGCATGACCCAGGGCGCGCGCACCCGCACGCTGGCCGACTTCAAGGACGGTTACGTCAACGCGCTGGTCGCGACCGACGTCGCCGCCCGCGGTATCCACGTCGACGGCATCGACCTGGTCCTGAACGTGGACCCGGCCGGCGACCACAAGGACTACCTGCACCGTGCGGGCCGTACCGCTCGCGCGGGCCGTACCGGCACGGTCGTCTCCCTCTCCCTCCCGCACCAGCGCCGGCAGATCTTCCGGCTGATGGAGGACGCGGGCGTCGACGCCGGGCGTCACATCATCAACTCCGGTACGGCCTTCGAGCCCGAGGTCGCCGAGATCACCGGCGCCCGTTCGATGACCGAGGTCCAGTCCGAGTCCGCGGCCAACGCGGCTCAGCAGGCCGAGCGCGAGGTCGCCCAGCTCACCAAGGAGCTGGAGCGGGCGCAGCGCCGCGCGACCGAGCTGCGCGAGGAGGCCGACCGCCTGGTCGCCCGCGCCGCCCGTGAGCGTGGCGAGGACCCGGAGACCGCGGTCGCCGCGGCCGCCGAGGCGGTCGTGACCCAGGAGGCGGAGGCCCGCGCCGAGGCCGTGGCCGCCGAGCAGTCCGCCGAGCGTCCCGCCTACGAGCAGCCGCGTCAGCGCCGTGACGAGCGGGGCAACTACGAGCGTCGGGACGACCGTGGTGGTCGTTCGTTCGAGCGTCGTGACAACGACCGCGGTGGCTTCCGTCGCGACGACCGTCGGGACGGCGAGCGCGGTGGCTTCCGTCGGGACAACGACCGTCGGGACGACCGCGGTGGGCGTTCCTTCGAGCGCCGTGACGACCGTGGCGGCTTCAACCGCGACCGTCGTGACAACGACCGTGGTGGCTTCCGCCGTGACGACCGTCGCGACGACCGCGGTGGCCGTTCCTTCGAGCGCCGCGACGACCGTGGCGGCTTCCGCCGGGACAACGACCGTCGGGACAACGACCGTGGCGGTTTCCGCCGTGACAACGACCGTCCGGCCGGCCGTTCCTTCGAGCGCCGGGACGAGCGGAGCGGCCACCGTGGCAGCGACCGTCCGTTCAACCGTGACCGTCAGGGTGACCGCCCGGGCTTCCGCGCCGGCGGCCACGACCGCCCGAGCCACGACCGCCCCTACGGCCGCCGTGACGACCACCGCGGCACCGGCACCGGTTCCTTCGGCCGCCGCGACGACAAGCCGCGCTGGAAGCGCAACGGCTGA
- a CDS encoding DUF6274 family protein yields MAASVRHETRALLRAHLSAASSYRHLTRHCPICHRLLRLAMDTAPRAGAVAPPEESAEDETPSPA; encoded by the coding sequence ATGGCGGCATCGGTCAGGCACGAGACGCGGGCCCTGCTCCGCGCGCACCTGTCGGCCGCGTCGTCCTATCGACATCTGACCCGGCACTGCCCGATCTGCCACCGCCTCCTGCGCCTGGCGATGGACACCGCACCCCGAGCCGGAGCCGTCGCACCCCCGGAGGAGTCGGCGGAGGACGAGACCCCCTCCCCGGCATGA
- a CDS encoding Leu/Phe/Val dehydrogenase: protein MTDVTGAAADVLHTLFHSDQGGHEQVVLCQDRRSGLKAVIALHSTALGPALGGTRFYPYATEAEAVADALNLARGMSYKNAMAGLDHGGGKAVIIGDPERDKSEELLLAYGRFVASLGGRYVTACDVGTYVADMDVVARECRWTTGRSPENGGAGDSSVLTAFGVYQGMRASAAHLWGDPSLRGRKVGIAGVGKVGHHLVEHLRREGAEVVITDVREEAVGRILAAHPTGVTAVADTATLIRAEGLDIYAPCALGGALNDDTVPALTARIVCGAANNQLEHPGVEKDLADRGILYAPDYVVNAGGVIQVADELHGFDFERCKAKAAKIYDTTLAIFARAKEDGIPPAAAADRIAEQRMHEAAVKRS, encoded by the coding sequence GTGACCGACGTAACCGGCGCCGCTGCTGATGTGCTGCACACCCTGTTCCACTCGGACCAGGGCGGCCATGAGCAGGTCGTGCTCTGCCAGGACCGCAGGAGCGGCCTCAAGGCCGTCATCGCCCTCCACTCCACCGCGCTGGGCCCCGCACTCGGCGGGACCCGCTTCTACCCGTACGCCACCGAGGCGGAGGCCGTCGCCGACGCGCTGAACCTCGCGCGCGGGATGTCGTACAAGAACGCCATGGCCGGGCTCGACCACGGCGGCGGCAAAGCCGTGATCATCGGGGACCCGGAGCGCGACAAGAGCGAGGAACTGCTCCTCGCCTACGGCCGCTTCGTCGCCTCCCTCGGCGGTCGCTACGTCACCGCCTGCGACGTCGGCACCTACGTCGCCGACATGGACGTCGTCGCCCGGGAATGCCGCTGGACCACCGGCCGCTCCCCCGAGAACGGCGGCGCCGGCGACTCCTCCGTCCTCACCGCCTTCGGCGTCTACCAGGGCATGCGGGCCAGCGCCGCGCACCTGTGGGGCGACCCGTCGCTGCGCGGCCGCAAGGTCGGCATCGCCGGTGTCGGCAAGGTCGGGCACCACCTCGTCGAGCACCTGCGCCGCGAGGGCGCCGAGGTCGTGATCACGGACGTGCGCGAGGAGGCCGTGGGGCGGATCCTCGCGGCGCACCCGACGGGCGTGACCGCCGTCGCCGACACCGCGACCCTCATCCGCGCCGAGGGCCTCGACATCTACGCCCCCTGCGCGCTCGGGGGCGCCCTCAACGACGACACCGTGCCCGCGCTGACCGCGCGGATCGTCTGCGGCGCCGCCAACAACCAGCTCGAGCACCCGGGCGTCGAGAAGGACCTCGCCGACCGCGGGATCCTCTACGCGCCGGACTACGTGGTGAACGCCGGCGGGGTCATCCAGGTCGCCGACGAGCTGCACGGGTTCGACTTCGAGCGCTGCAAGGCGAAGGCGGCGAAGATCTACGACACGACGCTGGCCATATTCGCACGTGCGAAGGAAGACGGGATTCCGCCGGCCGCGGCGGCCGACCGGATCGCCGAGCAGCGCATGCACGAGGCGGCCGTGAAGCGGTCGTGA
- a CDS encoding metallophosphoesterase, translated as MARVPAAARKILSALQKSPHALTRHYAGRRSHPSVELVHPAHPWTRALGLVAVVLMGAWLGLLIVGNVRVPVGPMNTTMTLRPSLSGGTKINVSPLGALQLNSHHAPVRLDVNVDQLDPERSQALVDHPERLSGLQDEVASDVEHGTLDLAVRSCVAVVSGATALGLAVYRRPRRALAAGGLALTLLAASGGTAYATWNPESVLEPKFSGLLSSAPSLVGNARNIVTEFDVYQKELARLVTNVTKLYDVTSTLPAYQPDPTTIRVLHVSDIHLNPASWKIIASLVEQYKVNVIVDSGDTMDHGTAAENGFLDPIPDLGAPYVWVRGNHDSLTTQRYMEGLKRVHVLDNGKAETIAGLRFAGMGDPQFTPDRSTDPGADESQEAAGARLAAALRAQRAAGTPVDIAIAHEPSAAREVDGEVPMILSGHLHHQEMEVMKKGTRLRVEGSTGGSGLRAVEGKYPDPIEASILYLDRDTRRLQAWDEIKLGGLGLTTAEVSRHLPDTNQPGATPSPTPSPTGSPTGSPSASPSGSP; from the coding sequence ATGGCCCGCGTCCCCGCCGCCGCCCGGAAGATCCTGTCCGCCCTTCAGAAGTCACCGCACGCCCTCACCCGGCACTACGCCGGGCGCCGCTCCCACCCGTCCGTCGAACTGGTCCATCCGGCTCATCCCTGGACCCGAGCCCTCGGTCTCGTCGCCGTCGTCCTCATGGGCGCCTGGCTCGGCCTGCTGATCGTCGGCAACGTACGGGTGCCCGTCGGGCCCATGAACACGACGATGACCCTGCGCCCGTCCCTGTCCGGCGGCACGAAGATCAACGTGTCCCCGCTCGGCGCCCTCCAGCTGAACAGCCACCACGCGCCGGTCCGCCTCGACGTCAACGTCGACCAGCTCGACCCGGAGCGCTCCCAGGCCCTCGTCGACCACCCCGAACGGCTCTCCGGCCTCCAGGACGAGGTCGCCTCGGACGTCGAGCACGGCACCCTCGACCTCGCGGTCCGCTCCTGCGTAGCCGTGGTGTCGGGCGCCACCGCCCTCGGCCTCGCCGTCTACCGCCGCCCCCGCCGCGCCCTCGCCGCCGGCGGCCTCGCCCTCACCCTCCTGGCGGCCTCGGGCGGCACCGCGTACGCCACCTGGAACCCGGAGTCCGTCCTGGAGCCCAAGTTCTCAGGACTGCTCTCCTCGGCCCCGTCCCTGGTCGGCAACGCCCGCAACATCGTCACCGAATTCGACGTCTACCAGAAGGAGTTGGCCCGCCTGGTGACCAACGTGACGAAGCTCTACGACGTCACGTCCACGCTCCCCGCCTACCAGCCGGACCCCACCACCATCCGGGTCCTGCACGTCTCCGACATCCACCTCAACCCGGCGAGCTGGAAGATCATCGCCTCGCTGGTGGAGCAGTACAAGGTCAACGTGATCGTCGACTCCGGCGACACCATGGATCACGGTACGGCGGCGGAGAACGGCTTCCTCGACCCGATCCCGGACCTCGGGGCGCCCTACGTCTGGGTGCGCGGCAACCACGACTCCCTCACCACCCAGCGTTATATGGAGGGCCTCAAGCGGGTCCACGTCCTCGACAACGGCAAGGCGGAGACCATCGCCGGGCTGCGCTTCGCCGGCATGGGCGACCCCCAGTTCACCCCCGACCGCTCCACCGACCCGGGCGCCGACGAGTCCCAGGAGGCGGCGGGCGCCCGCCTGGCCGCGGCCCTGCGTGCGCAGCGGGCCGCCGGGACCCCGGTCGACATCGCGATCGCGCACGAGCCCTCGGCCGCCCGCGAGGTCGACGGCGAGGTCCCGATGATCCTGTCCGGCCACCTCCACCACCAGGAGATGGAGGTCATGAAGAAGGGCACCCGGCTGCGCGTCGAGGGCTCGACGGGCGGCAGCGGTCTGCGGGCCGTCGAGGGCAAGTACCCCGACCCCATCGAGGCCTCGATCCTCTACCTGGACCGCGACACCCGCCGCCTCCAGGCCTGGGACGAGATCAAGCTCGGCGGCCTCGGCCTCACGACGGCGGAGGTCAGCCGGCACCTCCCGGACACCAACCAGCCGGGGGCCACGCCCTCACCCACGCCCTCCCCCACGGGCTCGCCCACCGGCTCCCCCTCTGCATCACCCAGCGGCAGCCCTTAA
- the bldC gene encoding developmental transcriptional regulator BldC, which produces MTARTPDAEPLLTPAEVATMFRVDPKTVTRWAKAGKLTSIRTLGGHRRYREAEVRALLAGIPQQRSEA; this is translated from the coding sequence ATGACCGCTCGCACCCCTGATGCCGAGCCGCTGCTGACCCCGGCTGAGGTCGCCACGATGTTCCGCGTGGACCCGAAGACGGTCACGCGGTGGGCGAAGGCCGGCAAGCTCACGTCGATCCGTACGCTCGGCGGGCACCGCCGTTACCGCGAGGCCGAGGTCCGCGCTCTGCTCGCGGGCATTCCGCAGCAGCGCAGCGAGGCCTGA
- a CDS encoding metallopeptidase family protein, with translation MLEMTREEFEELVAEALDRIPPELTRLMDNVAVFVEDEPPADDPELLGLYEGTPLTDRGEWYAGVLPDRITIYRGPTLRMCESRDDVVAETEVTVVHEIAHHFGIDDARLHALGYG, from the coding sequence GTGCTGGAGATGACGCGCGAGGAGTTCGAGGAACTGGTCGCCGAGGCGCTGGACCGGATTCCGCCGGAGTTGACGCGGCTGATGGACAACGTCGCGGTGTTCGTCGAGGACGAACCGCCGGCGGACGATCCCGAGCTGCTCGGGCTGTACGAGGGCACTCCGCTGACCGACCGGGGCGAGTGGTACGCCGGGGTGCTGCCGGACCGCATCACGATCTACCGGGGGCCGACGCTCAGGATGTGCGAGTCGCGGGACGACGTGGTCGCGGAGACCGAGGTGACGGTGGTGCACGAGATCGCCCATCACTTCGGGATCGACGACGCGCGGCTGCATGCACTCGGGTACGGATAG